One Malaclemys terrapin pileata isolate rMalTer1 chromosome 7, rMalTer1.hap1, whole genome shotgun sequence genomic region harbors:
- the LOC128840600 gene encoding RNA-binding protein 4B-like isoform X1: protein MVKLFIGNLPREATEQEIRSLFEQYGKVLECDIIKNYGFVHIEDKTAAEDAIRNLHHHKLHGVCINVEASKNKSKASTKLHVGNISTTCTNLELRAKFEEYGPVIECDIVKDYAFVHMERAEDAVEAIRGLDNTEFQGKRMHVQLSTSRLRTAPGMGDKSGCYRCGKEGHWSKECPVDRTGQVPDFTETYNEQYGAVRTPYPAGYGETMYYDDGYGAMVDYYKRYRVRPYATASAYDAYAEQTMAQYSQYAQYSQVQTTAMAATTAMAATTAMANRLTTTLDPYDRALLPTPGAAAAAVAAAATAAAAAASSTYYTRDRSPLRRTATAATTVGEAYGYERCQLSPVSSVARASLYDVQRFGRESYADRARYSAF, encoded by the exons ATGGTGAAACTCTTCATTGGGAATCTGCCCCGGGAGGCAACGGAGCAAGAGATCCGATCGCTCTTTGAGCAGTACGGGAAGGTGCTGGAATGTGACATCATCAAAAACTATGGCTTTGTGCACATCGAAGACAAGACAGCGGCCGAAGATGCCATCCGTAACCTGCATCACCACAAGCTGCATGGTGTCTGCATCAACGTGGAAGCCAGCAAGAACAAGAGCAAGGCCTCCACCAAGCTGCATGTGGGCAACATCAGCACCACCTGCACTAACCTGGAGCTGCGAGCCAAGTTTGAAGAGTATGGCCCGGTAATCGAGTGCGACATAGTGAAGGACTATGCCTTTGTGCACATGGAGCGGGCTGAGGATGCGGTGGAGGCCATCAGGGGCCTAGACAACACAGAGTTCCAAG GCAAGCGGATGCACGTGCAGTTGTCCACCAGTCGGCTCAGGACCGCGCCCGGGATGGGAGACAAGAGTGGCTGCTATCGGTGCGGGAAAGAAGGGCACTGGTCTAAAGAGTGTCCGGTAGATCGCACGGGGCAAGTGCCTGACTTTACCGAAACCTATAATGAGCAGTACGGAGCGGTGCGCACTCCCTACCCCGCGGGCTATGGGGAGACCATGTATTACGATGATGGGTATGGAGCAATGGTCGACTACTACAAAAGATATCGCGTGAGGCCCTATGCTACGGCATCTGCATACGACGCCTATGCAGAGCAAACAATGGCCCAGTATTCGCAGTATGCGCAATACTCCCAAGTACAAACCACAGCCATGGCCGCCACCACAGCCATGGCCGCCACCACAGCCATGGCCAATCGCCTCACTACTACCCTAGACCCTTATGATAGAGCGCTGCTGCCAACcccgggagcagcagcagcagcagtagctgcAGCTGCAACTGCCGCTGCAGCAGCCGCATCCTCCACCTATTACACCCGGGATAGAAGCCCCCTGCGTCGCACGGCAACCGCGGCCACCACCGTCGGAGAGGCGTACGGTTATGAACGTTGTCAGCTGTCTCCAGTCTCGTCGGTCGCTCGGGCCTCCCTCTACGATGTTCAGCGGTTCGGGCGGGAGTCGTATGCGGACAGGGCGCGGTACTCTGCGTTTTGA
- the LOC128840600 gene encoding RNA-binding protein 4B-like isoform X2, whose product MVKLFIGNLPREATEQEIRSLFEQYGKVLECDIIKNYGFVHIEDKTAAEDAIRNLHHHKLHGVCINVEASKNKSKASTKLHVGNISTTCTNLELRAKFEEYGPVIECDIVKDYAFVHMERAEDAVEAIRGLDNTEFQASSAEAPSVSPGWRDLLTSAFVHCKAQEWMCFLPEFHQ is encoded by the exons ATGGTGAAACTCTTCATTGGGAATCTGCCCCGGGAGGCAACGGAGCAAGAGATCCGATCGCTCTTTGAGCAGTACGGGAAGGTGCTGGAATGTGACATCATCAAAAACTATGGCTTTGTGCACATCGAAGACAAGACAGCGGCCGAAGATGCCATCCGTAACCTGCATCACCACAAGCTGCATGGTGTCTGCATCAACGTGGAAGCCAGCAAGAACAAGAGCAAGGCCTCCACCAAGCTGCATGTGGGCAACATCAGCACCACCTGCACTAACCTGGAGCTGCGAGCCAAGTTTGAAGAGTATGGCCCGGTAATCGAGTGCGACATAGTGAAGGACTATGCCTTTGTGCACATGGAGCGGGCTGAGGATGCGGTGGAGGCCATCAGGGGCCTAGACAACACAGAGTTCCAAG cTTCAAGTGCAGAAGCTCCTTCAGTGTCACCTGGTTGGAGGGACCTTCTCACCTCTGCTTTTGTACATTGCAAAGCACAAGAATG GATGTGTTTCCTTCCGGAGTTCCATCAATAA
- the LOC128840600 gene encoding RNA-binding protein 4B-like isoform X4, whose amino-acid sequence MVKLFIGNLPREATEQEIRSLFEQYGKVLECDIIKNYGFVHIEDKTAAEDAIRNLHHHKLHGVCINVEASKNKSKASTKLHVGNISTTCTNLELRAKFEEYGPVIECDIVKDYAFVHMERAEDAVEAIRGLDNTEFQASSAEAPSVSPGWRDLLTSAFVHCKAQEW is encoded by the exons ATGGTGAAACTCTTCATTGGGAATCTGCCCCGGGAGGCAACGGAGCAAGAGATCCGATCGCTCTTTGAGCAGTACGGGAAGGTGCTGGAATGTGACATCATCAAAAACTATGGCTTTGTGCACATCGAAGACAAGACAGCGGCCGAAGATGCCATCCGTAACCTGCATCACCACAAGCTGCATGGTGTCTGCATCAACGTGGAAGCCAGCAAGAACAAGAGCAAGGCCTCCACCAAGCTGCATGTGGGCAACATCAGCACCACCTGCACTAACCTGGAGCTGCGAGCCAAGTTTGAAGAGTATGGCCCGGTAATCGAGTGCGACATAGTGAAGGACTATGCCTTTGTGCACATGGAGCGGGCTGAGGATGCGGTGGAGGCCATCAGGGGCCTAGACAACACAGAGTTCCAAG cTTCAAGTGCAGAAGCTCCTTCAGTGTCACCTGGTTGGAGGGACCTTCTCACCTCTGCTTTTGTACATTGCAAAGCACAAGAATGGTGA